A genomic region of Leptospira bourretii contains the following coding sequences:
- a CDS encoding TetR/AcrR family transcriptional regulator: MGVSERKKREFAQRETDILNCAIELFRTKHPSLVKMDDIAKQLEIGRGTIYLHFKSKDDLMARIQYEDYVRLRKRLEKSLEEHTAIEMSRKAIRAYIDHCLGDRHMYLVARQCGVNLNINNVSEDMSQLLTEERTNRLTLLEKIYKQAKQENLINTRGTYPNVAVAWGMIRGAVEVILDGHFQNEIKSEKAYLETIEHVLFYGLFSGNKGET, translated from the coding sequence ATGGGTGTTTCTGAAAGGAAAAAACGCGAATTTGCACAAAGAGAAACAGACATTCTCAATTGTGCCATTGAACTCTTTAGAACCAAACATCCATCTTTAGTTAAGATGGATGACATTGCAAAACAATTGGAGATAGGGCGCGGAACCATATATCTCCATTTTAAAAGTAAAGATGACTTGATGGCGCGTATTCAATATGAAGATTATGTTCGTTTGCGTAAACGATTGGAAAAATCTTTAGAGGAACATACTGCAATCGAAATGTCTAGAAAGGCAATCAGGGCATACATTGATCATTGTTTGGGGGATCGTCATATGTATCTTGTTGCCAGACAATGTGGTGTTAATTTAAATATTAACAACGTGTCAGAAGATATGAGCCAACTGCTAACTGAAGAAAGAACCAATCGTTTGACACTTTTAGAAAAAATCTATAAACAAGCAAAACAAGAAAACCTTATCAATACAAGAGGGACTTATCCCAATGTGGCAGTTGCATGGGGGATGATTCGTGGCGCAGTAGAAGTGATTTTGGATGGGCATTTTCAAAATGAAATCAAAAGTGAAAAAGCCTATTTAGAAACGATTGAACATGTATTATTCTATGGACTTTTTTCTGGGAATAAAGGAGAGACTTGA
- a CDS encoding diacylglycerol/lipid kinase family protein, with protein MRKMKVILNPVSGGGLSAKVWKKVEPELIKKGIPYEFEATTKERAARDIAKDAVKQGFHWIVGIGGDGTFSNVINGLFENGKLIHKNVIFSPIPAGRGNDFIKTVKVPKNPIKALEQILVGKERIIDLIAVTYTKADKTKGNYLCLNLADFGMGGEVVYKVNRSKLAHIIGGKGVFLLYSILGLFTYTNKKITLTLSKFEKITNKCRLIVCANGEYAGGGMWFAPKAKLDDGKMDLLAIQDVTVMETLRKFGYLYRGKLSEDSKVISKQITELTAESDEDVFIDVDGENMGQLPAHFKILPNVLPIKC; from the coding sequence ATGAGAAAGATGAAAGTGATTTTAAATCCTGTATCTGGCGGAGGTCTCTCTGCGAAAGTCTGGAAAAAAGTAGAACCGGAATTAATTAAAAAAGGAATTCCTTATGAATTCGAAGCCACAACCAAGGAAAGAGCCGCACGTGACATTGCAAAAGATGCCGTCAAACAAGGGTTCCATTGGATTGTAGGGATCGGTGGAGATGGAACCTTTTCGAATGTGATCAATGGACTTTTTGAAAATGGAAAGTTAATTCATAAAAATGTTATTTTTAGTCCTATCCCAGCAGGGCGAGGAAACGATTTTATAAAAACAGTCAAAGTTCCAAAAAATCCCATCAAGGCTTTGGAACAAATCCTTGTCGGAAAGGAAAGGATCATTGATTTGATTGCAGTCACTTATACGAAAGCCGACAAAACAAAGGGAAATTACCTATGTTTGAATTTGGCTGATTTCGGAATGGGTGGTGAGGTGGTTTATAAGGTCAATCGGTCAAAATTGGCACATATCATCGGAGGAAAGGGAGTATTTTTATTATATTCGATTCTTGGTTTATTCACCTATACGAACAAAAAGATCACTCTGACACTTTCCAAATTTGAAAAAATCACAAACAAATGTAGATTGATTGTCTGTGCTAACGGAGAGTATGCGGGCGGTGGAATGTGGTTCGCTCCAAAAGCAAAACTCGATGACGGCAAAATGGATTTACTTGCCATTCAAGATGTGACGGTGATGGAGACCCTTCGAAAATTTGGTTATTTATACCGAGGAAAATTGTCTGAAGATTCGAAAGTCATTTCCAAACAAATCACAGAACTAACTGCTGAGTCTGACGAAGATGTTTTTATCGATGTAGATGGCGAAAATATGGGACAACTTCCCGCTCATTTCAAAATTTTGCCAAACGTACTTCCAATCAAATGTTAA